A genomic region of Syntrophorhabdaceae bacterium contains the following coding sequences:
- a CDS encoding transcriptional repressor: protein MKMTPQRMAILEYLDGNTAHPSAADVYKAVSDKFPTMSLATVYNTMETLKTKGTVIELAIDPGKKRFDPNPEPHHHLICINCKEIIDVHSNFSLDLSEKEKCGFYIIGNHVDFYGICKKCKKKSRHN, encoded by the coding sequence ATGAAGATGACCCCACAGAGGATGGCAATCCTTGAATATCTTGATGGCAATACGGCTCACCCGTCAGCGGCTGATGTTTATAAGGCGGTCTCGGATAAGTTCCCCACCATGTCTCTTGCCACAGTCTACAATACCATGGAGACATTGAAAACGAAAGGCACGGTCATCGAACTCGCCATCGACCCCGGTAAAAAACGTTTCGACCCCAACCCCGAACCTCATCACCATCTTATATGCATTAACTGTAAAGAGATCATAGATGTGCATAGCAACTTCTCTTTAGACCTCTCTGAAAAGGAAAAATGCGGCTTTTATATCATAGGAAACCATGTGGATTTCTACGGGATATGCAAAAAATGTAAAAAGAAAAGCAGGCACAAT
- a CDS encoding type II CAAX endopeptidase family protein, producing MTLINRRNWWVVVFSVLLAFFLWYTTFIIRPFNFWFMMTFNTLFLSIISFASGKIPWHRGDWSLRNISIGILAAMALYGIFWLGHEILILAGTYTGMLPRRAENLNAIYASRAELPQYIIAILLFFPIGFGEEIYWRGFIQRFFQMRWGKGAAFLLTVVLYTGMHLSTGNPVLILAALICGVYWSGLYWYTGSLVPVLISHMLWDPFIFVIAPIK from the coding sequence ATGACATTAATCAACAGACGCAACTGGTGGGTCGTTGTATTCAGCGTCCTACTCGCCTTTTTCCTCTGGTACACAACATTCATCATCAGGCCTTTCAACTTCTGGTTCATGATGACCTTCAACACTCTCTTCCTGAGCATTATCTCCTTTGCCTCCGGAAAAATTCCCTGGCATAGGGGGGATTGGAGCCTTCGGAATATCAGTATCGGTATCCTCGCTGCTATGGCGCTCTATGGGATCTTCTGGCTGGGCCATGAGATACTGATCCTTGCAGGCACATATACGGGCATGCTGCCGCGGAGGGCAGAGAACCTTAACGCTATATACGCGAGCCGCGCCGAATTGCCTCAATACATTATTGCCATCCTGCTTTTCTTTCCTATTGGTTTCGGAGAGGAGATATACTGGCGGGGCTTTATACAGAGATTTTTCCAGATGCGGTGGGGTAAGGGCGCTGCATTCCTTCTGACGGTAGTCCTCTACACGGGGATGCACCTGTCCACGGGGAACCCTGTTCTGATACTCGCCGCCCTTATCTGCGGGGTGTACTGGAGCGGACTCTACTGGTATACGGGGAGCCTCGTACCGGTCCTCATATCCCATATGCTCTGGGACCCCTTTATCTTCGTCATCGCCCCGATAAAATAA